One Desulfatiglans sp. genomic window carries:
- a CDS encoding DNA-binding protein, with amino-acid sequence MIVASLGNRDILKLHKTAFLCSRDIPASIVLKCYDWAIEQRDKGACVISGFHSQIEKDVFHYLLAGTQPVIMALARGMKKRFEPELRKEIDKGRLLIVTPFDKEIEYVTSKTAEKRNRLMIELAEKVVIGCASRGGMLANLILEIDEKKLNKI; translated from the coding sequence AACAGCATTCCTGTGCAGCAGGGATATTCCTGCTTCCATTGTATTAAAGTGTTATGACTGGGCGATAGAACAACGCGATAAGGGCGCATGTGTTATAAGCGGCTTTCATTCACAAATAGAAAAAGATGTTTTTCATTACCTGCTGGCAGGCACGCAGCCTGTGATTATGGCTTTGGCTCGCGGGATGAAAAAAAGATTTGAGCCTGAATTAAGAAAAGAAATCGATAAAGGTCGCTTATTAATTGTAACTCCATTTGATAAAGAAATTGAATATGTAACTTCAAAAACTGCTGAGAAAAGAAACAGGTTAATGATTGAGCTAGCTGAAAAGGTTGTTATAGGGTGTGCGAGTAGAGGTGGTATGCTTGCTAACCTTATTTTAGAAATAGATGAAAAAAAACTAAATAAAATATAG